A single region of the Thermoanaerobacterium aotearoense genome encodes:
- a CDS encoding YibE/F family protein: MIKNFANLMMTVIFYIIIVTTILFIAFVILKVSSDNRNNSNINTGEIYGKIIKISSKVENNNSQYCNVDIELLSGKYKGKIITAPNLVAGFTSTSQYNNQEYAKVGDEVIVYLNLDSNGNIKSAYIYEIVRDKYLFKLTLVFIILLILLGGIKGLKSIITLFITGYTIIKILIPLILDGYNSIIVTSMICIILVIINLLIINGYNKKTLSAIIGTSSGVFIAGAIVIFLNSIIRVNGFTDEEIQSMINITQNSNINLTGIYYASVIMGALGAVMDVSMSIASAIFEIKEVRHKITALELIKSGLNVGKDIMGTMANTLILAYVGGSMYIIIMIMPYINSISTVINQDIIAAEILKTLAGSIGLMIAIPITVLASTFLIL; this comes from the coding sequence ATGATAAAAAATTTTGCTAATCTAATGATGACCGTAATTTTCTATATAATTATTGTAACCACCATATTATTTATTGCATTTGTAATATTAAAGGTTTCTTCAGATAATAGAAATAATTCCAATATTAATACTGGAGAAATATATGGAAAAATTATAAAAATAAGTTCTAAGGTTGAAAATAATAATTCTCAATATTGTAATGTGGATATAGAACTTTTATCAGGAAAATACAAAGGCAAAATAATAACAGCTCCTAACCTTGTTGCGGGATTCACCAGCACTTCACAATACAATAATCAGGAGTATGCAAAAGTTGGAGACGAGGTTATTGTATATTTAAATCTGGATTCTAACGGAAACATAAAAAGTGCATACATTTATGAAATTGTAAGAGATAAATATTTATTCAAGCTAACTTTAGTTTTTATAATTTTGTTAATTCTTTTAGGCGGTATAAAAGGATTAAAATCAATCATTACATTATTTATAACTGGATATACAATAATTAAAATTCTCATACCTTTAATACTAGATGGTTACAATTCAATTATAGTAACTTCTATGATATGTATTATCTTAGTAATAATAAACTTACTCATAATAAATGGATATAACAAAAAAACACTATCTGCTATTATTGGCACTTCAAGCGGCGTATTTATCGCTGGGGCAATAGTTATCTTTTTGAATTCTATAATAAGAGTTAATGGCTTTACAGATGAAGAGATACAATCAATGATTAATATAACTCAAAACAGCAACATTAATTTAACAGGAATTTATTATGCAAGTGTTATTATGGGTGCTTTGGGTGCGGTAATGGATGTAAGCATGTCAATAGCTTCAGCTATATTTGAAATAAAAGAAGTAAGACATAAAATAACTGCACTGGAATTGATAAAATCTGGTTTAAATGTAGGAAAAGATATAATGGGAACCATGGCTAATACTCTAATTCTTGCGTATGTGGGAGGCTCAATGTATATAATAATTATGATTATGCCATATATAAATTCAATTTCAACAGTTATCAACCAAGATATTATTGCAGCAGAAATATTAAAAACATTAGCTGGAAGCATAGGATTAATGATTGCTATCCCTATTACAGTGCTCGCATCGACATTTTTAATCTTATAA
- a CDS encoding peptidoglycan-binding domain-containing protein produces MKLLKKSTLFITLVLSIIILFSISSFAQNYQSNNIKDSKYIAYAYNDKGAVEEKKVVSTIQEGNNWIKSKGIRGIICLKNNSKTVAGIELEGIAIDFTSNQKYVINMKYYKNKYDKKVLALQKILNYLGFKLKEDGYYGENTYYAVKKFQAKEHLTVDGIVGKNTLECLACAAKIKS; encoded by the coding sequence ATGAAATTATTAAAAAAATCAACTTTATTCATTACTTTAGTACTAAGTATTATCATACTTTTCAGTATTTCATCTTTTGCACAAAATTATCAAAGTAATAATATAAAAGACAGTAAATATATTGCCTATGCTTATAATGATAAAGGTGCTGTTGAAGAAAAGAAAGTGGTATCGACTATCCAGGAAGGTAACAACTGGATTAAATCTAAAGGTATAAGAGGAATAATTTGTTTAAAAAATAACTCGAAAACCGTAGCAGGAATTGAATTAGAAGGAATTGCTATAGATTTTACATCAAATCAAAAATATGTTATTAATATGAAATATTACAAAAACAAGTACGATAAAAAAGTCTTAGCACTTCAGAAAATATTGAACTATTTAGGTTTTAAACTAAAAGAAGATGGATACTACGGCGAAAATACATATTATGCTGTTAAGAAATTTCAAGCCAAAGAACATTTAACAGTTGATGGTATTGTCGGAAAAAATACATTAGAATGTTTGGCATGTGCAGCAAAAATTAAATCATAA